A region of Ictidomys tridecemlineatus isolate mIctTri1 chromosome 4, mIctTri1.hap1, whole genome shotgun sequence DNA encodes the following proteins:
- the Slc3a2 gene encoding amino acid transporter heavy chain SLC3A2 — protein MDSEPHEPSTRDLSIPRQPPSALSGADVQGYNAGGDSGTMSHDTEVDLKEVELNELEPEKQPMNAASGAAVAVAGGGEKNGLVKIKVAEDDAEAAAKFTGLSKEELLKVAGSPGWVRTRWALLLLFWLGWLGMLAGAVVIIVQAPRCRELPVQRWWHKGALYRIGDLKAFQGSNSSNLTGLKQHLDYLSSLKVKGLVLGPIHKNQEDDVAGTDLQQIDPTLGSKADFDSFLQLAKKKSIRVILDLTPNYRGQNPWFLPTQVDIVATKMEAALRFWLEADVDGFQVQSVENLTDVSLLAQWQNITKSFSKDRLLIAGTDSSNLQQILSLLENAKDLLLTNSYLSRPSSSGEHVKVLITQYLNATDNRWCSWSLSQAGLLTSFVPTQLLRLYHLLLFTLPGTPVFSYGDEIGLQAAALPGQPVEAPVMLWNESSLPQSGSVSINMTVKGQHDDPGSLLSLFRRLSDQRGKERSLLHGDFHPLPSSSGLFSYIRHWDQNERFLVVLNFGDMGLTARLGASDLPSIPSLPGKADLLLSTQSGREEGASLELENLKLDPHEGLLLRFPYVA, from the exons GCACCATGAGCCACGATACCGAGGTGGACTTGAAGGAGGTGGAGCTGAATGAGCTAGAACCCGAGAAGCAACCCATGAACGCGGCGTCGGGGGCAGCTGTGGCCGTGGCAGGCGGTGGGGAGAAGAATGGTCTGGTGAAGATCAAGGTGGCCGAAGACGACGCAGAGGCCGCAGCCAAGTTCACGGGCCTTTCCAAGGAGGAGCTGTTGAAAGTGGCGGGCAGCCCCGGCTGGGTTCGCACCCGCTGGGCGCTGCTGCTGCTCTTCTGGCTCGGCTGGCTCGGCATGCTGGCGGGCGCCGTGGTCATCATCGTGCAGGCGCCGCGCTGTCGTGAGCTGCCTGTCCAGAGATGGTGGCACAAAGGCGCTCTCTACCGCATCGGTGACCTTAAGGCCTTCCAGGGCAGCAATTCGAGCAACCTTACAG GTCTGAAGCAGCATCTTGATTACCTGAGCTCTCTGAAGGTAAAGGGCCTTGTGCTGGGCCCAATTCACAAGAATCAGGAGGATGATGTCGCTGGGACCGACTTGCAACAGATCGACCCCACACTCGGCTCCAAGGCAGATTTTGACAGTTTCCTTCAATTGGCCAAGAAAAAGA GCATTCGAGTCATTCTGGACCTAACTCCCAACTACCGGGGCCAGAACCCGTGGTTCCTCCCCACTCAGGTTGACATTGTAGCCACCAAGATGGAA GCAGCTCTGAGGTTTTGGCTGGAGGCTGATGTGGACGGATTCCAAGTTCAGAGTGTGGAAAATCTGACA GATGTATCCTTAttggctcagtggcaaaacatCACCAAGAGCTTCAGTAAAGATAG GCTCTTGATTGCAGGGACAGACTCTTCCAACCTGCAGCAGATCCTGAGCCTCCTTGAGAATGCTAAGGACCTGCTGCTAACCAACTCATACCTGTCAAGACCCAGTTCCAGTGGGGAGCATGTAAAAGTCCTCATCACCCAATATTTGAATGCCACTGACAACCGCTGGTGTAGCTGGAGT TTGTCTCAGGCAGGGCTTTTGACTTCCTTCGTGCCGACTCAGCTCCTCCGACTCTACCACCTGCTGCTCTTCACTCTGCCAGGGACTCCTGTTTTCAGCTATGGGGATGAGATTGGCCTGCAGGCGGCAGCCCTTCCTGGACAG CCCGTGGAAGCCCCGGTCATGTTGTGGAATGAATCCAGCCTACCCCAATCAGGGTCTGTAAGCATCAACATGACAGTGAAG GGCCAGCATGACGACCCTGGTTCCCTCCTGTCCCTGTTCCGGCGCCTGAGTGACCAGCGTGGTAAAGAGCGCTCCCTGCTGCATGGGGACTTCCATCCGCTCCCCTCCAGTTCTGGCCTCTTCTCCTACATCCGCCACTGGGACCAGAATGAGCGTTTCCTGGTGGTGCTCAACTTTGGAGACATGGGCCTGACAGCCAGGCTAGGGGCCTCTGACCTGCCTAGTATCCCCAGCCTGCCAGGCAAAGCTGATTTGCTACTCAGTACTCAGTCAGGCCGTGAGGAAGGGGCCTCCCTGGAGCTGGAAAACCTGAAGCTGGATCCTCATGAAGGGCTGCTGTTACGCTTCCCCTATGTGGCCTGA